One Mya arenaria isolate MELC-2E11 chromosome 5, ASM2691426v1 genomic window carries:
- the LOC128234630 gene encoding zinc finger protein 511-like, with amino-acid sequence MEGDCSNEHMSENMSGSLQPEVNKTGPMFGWCWKLKKRRLEPGHKLFQDGDLYCHLNSKYVPLDMKTDLPMNSTTEFPCGIAKCSQLFSNLAKYESHYNSCHRHVCSTCSRAFPIDHLLSMHMLENHDAMFAVLAEKQPMFQCLLADCGSKFKDGKSRRNHMVKVHHYPANFRFDRPSKKTKEKHPKNGEKNGQSVDSKGEGQSVAMETQSTPDDSHKESPARVFSYKVPNNISFGHGASRGFMGRRSRGQRSARGQRGHWHNKGQCEMDTTVDIEQVDMAELGEALS; translated from the exons ATGGAAGGTGATTGCTCCAATGAACACATGAGTGAAAATATGTCAGGAAGCCTGCAACCTGAGGTAAATAAGACTGGCCCAATGTTTGGGTGGTGTTGGAAGTTGAAAAAGCGGAGACTGGAGCCGGGACATAAACTGTTTCAGGATGGAGACCTTTATTGCCACCTCAATTCAAAATATGTGCCGCTTGACATGAAGACAGATCTGCCTATGAATAG TACCACTGAATTCCCTTGTGGGATTGCCAAATGTTCCCAGCTGTTTTCAAACCTGGCAAA GTATGAAAGCCATTACAACAGTTGTCACCGACACGTGTGCAGCACATGTTCTCGTGCGTTCCCGATTGACCATCTTCTATCCATGCACATGCTGGAGAACCATGATGCCATGTTTGCTGTCCTCGCAGAGAAACAACCTATG TTTCAGTGCCTGTTGGCAGACTGTGGGTCAAAGTTCAAGGACGGGAAATCTCGGAGAAACCACATGGTTAAAGTCCACCATTATCCGGCTAACTTCAGGTTTGATCG ACCATCAAAGAAAACCAAAGAAAAACATCCAAAGAACGGCGAGAAAAATGGACAATCAGTTGATTCTAAAGGTGAAGGTCAGtctgttgccatggaaactCAGTCTACCCCTGACGACAGTCACAAGGAGTCACCTGCCAGGGTCTTCTCTTACAA AGTGCCTAACAACATCAGCTTTGGTCACGGCGCTTCTCGAGGTTTCATGGGCCGAAGGTCCCGTGGTCAAAGATCAGCTAGGGGTCAGAGAGGTCACTGGCATAACAAGGGTCAGTGTGAGATGGACACAACAGTGGACATTGAGCAAGTGGACATGGCAGAATTGGGGGAGGCATTGAGTTGA
- the LOC128234629 gene encoding porphobilinogen deaminase-like — protein sequence MEGTKTVVKVGSRKSQLALIQTNTIIAKLKEIHSNYEFEVVSMTTTGDKILDSALSKIGAKDLFTRELELALEKGDVDFVVHSLKDLPTRIVDSLVIGCVYKRDSEYDAVVMHPKHKGKKLDDLDENSVIGTSSLRRAAQLARRFPTFKFENIRGNLNTRLKKLDEDNKYDAIILAEAGLVRMGWNDRIAQVLTPSECMYAVSQGAMAVECRAGDEKTLALLSPIHDQDTALQCIAERAFLKQLEGGCSVPVCVCSTLTDSQISLKGGVYSIDGKQSVIDTVTKTFPEEPAAKKKATNGHTFSAIVHGNIELVLCQTAEAAGMELANRLLVTEAADILAEAKRQTAEAVIAEQKRKEQEAVEKAKMAETASS from the exons ATGGAAGGAACGAAAACAGTTGTTAAAGTTGGATCAAGAAAAAGCCAG CTGGCTCTTATTCAAACCAACACCATCATTGCTAAATTGAAGGAGATACATTCCAACTACGAGTTTGAAGTCG TTTCTATGACAACAACAGgggacaaaatattagattcagCTCTTTCAAAG ATTGGAGCTAAGGATTTGTTTACACGGGAGCTGGAGCTGGCCCTGGAGAAAGGAGATGTTGATTTTGTTGTCCATTCCTTGAAGGATCTTCCCACGAGGATTGTGGATAGTCTTGTCATTGGCTGTGTATACAA ACGTGACAGTGAGTATGATGCAGTTGTGATGCACCCCAAACACAAGGGCAAGAAACTGGACGACCTAGATGAAAACAG TGTGATCGGCACAAGCTCTCTTCGAAGGGCTGCTCAGCTGGCTAGAAGATTTCCAacatttaagtttgaaaatatt AGAGGTAACCTAAACACACGGTTGAAGAAGCTAGATGAGGATAATAAATATGATGCCATCATACTGGCCGAGGCGGGGCTTGTACGCATGGGCTGGAATGACAGAATTGCACAG GTCCTCACACCTTCTGAGTGCATGTATGCAGTAAGCCAAGGAGCAATGGCAGTGGAGTGTCGGGCGGGGGATGAGAAAACCCTTGCCCTATTGTCCCCAATCCATGACCAGGACACCGCCCTACAGTGCATTGCTGAGAGGGCTTTCCTAAAACAGCTG GAGGGAGGCTGTAGTGTTCCAGTTTGTGTGTGTTCAACCCTGACAGACTCACAG ATTTCGTTAAAAGGTGGAGTGTACAGTATAGATGGTAAACAGAGTGTTATAGACACTGTTACCAAGACGTTTCCAGAGGAACCGGCCGCTAAGAAG AAGGCAACCAATGGGCACACATTTTCTGCTATTGTCCATGGCAACATAGAGCTGGTACTGTGCCAGACCGCTGAGGCTGCTGGGATGGAGCTCGCAAACCGTCTCCTAGTAACCGAAGCAGCAGACATTCTGGCGGAGGCGAAGAGGCAGACAGCAGAGGCTGTGATCGCGGAACAGAAGAGAAAAGAGCAAGAAGCTGTagaaaaagcaaaaatggcaGAAACTGCGTCATCCtag